A single genomic interval of Chryseobacterium paludis harbors:
- a CDS encoding dipeptidase, producing the protein MQETLNYINENKQRFVDELFELLRIPSISADPAYKGDVLKCAEVCATHLKNAGADNVEVCQTKGYPIVFGEKILDKSLPTVLVYGHYDVQPADPLELWKKPPFEPYIEKTELHPDGAIFARGSADDKGQFFMHLKAFEAMMKTNSLPCNVKFILEGEEEVGSVSLGDFVNENKEKLACDCILISDTHIYSNEQPTVTTGLRGLSYVEVEVEGPNRDLHSGLYGGAVPNPIHVLSRMIAKLIDEDGHITIDGFYDNVDVVSDEERAEMNKLKDNPEEFKKAIGLGNVEGEKGYTTLERTSIRPTLDCNGIWGGYTGEGAKTVIPSKAFAKISMRLVPYQTPEEITEKFTKYFEKIAPDTVRVKVTPHHGGMPYVLPTDTKEFAAAKQAMETAFGKEVLPYRGGGSIPITSMFEKVLGAKSVLMGFGLDSDAIHSPNEHYGLFNFYKGIESIPLFFENYSK; encoded by the coding sequence ATGCAAGAGACATTAAATTACATCAACGAAAACAAACAGCGTTTCGTAGATGAGTTATTTGAGTTATTGAGAATTCCTTCTATTTCTGCAGATCCTGCTTACAAAGGTGACGTATTGAAATGTGCAGAGGTATGTGCAACACATCTTAAGAATGCTGGCGCTGATAATGTTGAAGTATGCCAGACAAAAGGCTATCCTATTGTTTTTGGTGAGAAAATTTTAGATAAAAGCCTGCCAACGGTATTGGTTTATGGACATTATGATGTTCAACCTGCTGATCCATTAGAACTGTGGAAAAAACCACCTTTCGAACCCTATATTGAAAAAACTGAACTTCATCCTGATGGGGCAATTTTTGCAAGAGGTTCTGCAGATGATAAAGGTCAATTTTTCATGCACCTGAAAGCTTTTGAAGCAATGATGAAAACCAATTCTCTTCCTTGTAATGTTAAGTTTATTTTAGAAGGAGAAGAAGAAGTTGGATCTGTAAGCTTGGGAGATTTTGTAAATGAAAACAAAGAGAAATTAGCTTGCGATTGCATTTTAATTTCTGACACCCATATTTATAGCAACGAACAACCTACTGTTACTACAGGTTTAAGAGGTTTAAGTTATGTAGAAGTAGAAGTGGAAGGGCCGAACAGAGATTTACATTCTGGCCTTTATGGAGGAGCTGTTCCAAACCCTATTCATGTTCTTTCAAGGATGATTGCAAAATTGATCGATGAAGATGGACATATTACGATTGATGGTTTTTACGATAATGTGGATGTAGTTTCAGATGAAGAAAGAGCTGAAATGAATAAATTGAAAGATAATCCAGAAGAGTTTAAAAAAGCAATTGGTCTTGGCAATGTAGAAGGAGAAAAAGGATATACAACCTTGGAGAGAACTTCTATCCGTCCTACTTTAGACTGTAATGGGATTTGGGGAGGTTACACAGGAGAAGGAGCAAAAACAGTTATTCCTTCAAAAGCTTTTGCAAAGATTTCAATGCGTTTGGTTCCTTATCAAACTCCGGAAGAGATCACAGAAAAATTTACAAAATATTTCGAGAAAATTGCTCCTGATACTGTTAGAGTGAAAGTTACTCCACATCATGGAGGGATGCCTTATGTTTTGCCAACTGATACCAAAGAATTTGCAGCTGCAAAACAAGCAATGGAAACAGCATTTGGAAAAGAAGTATTACCTTACAGAGGAGGCGGAAGTATTCCTATCACCTCTATGTTTGAAAAAGTATTAGGTGCGAAATCTGTTTTAATGGGCTTTGGTCTGGATTCCGATGCTATCCATTCTCCCAATGAACATTATGGCTTATTCAATTTCTATAAAGGAATTGAAAGTATTCCATTATTCTTCGAAAACTATTCAAAATAA
- a CDS encoding class I SAM-dependent methyltransferase translates to MHSLLLKKSPFPEVTMQEIVQQIKGKQVALKKFPFLLHNEIVFPPQLNLEQASSEKTALYKSESLHGNKFIDLTSGFGIDAYYLSQNFKDVTLIEQNTELLKIVEHNWTVLGKKAKFINTNLEDFLSENKDFFDVIYLDPARRDSNKNKVFLLEDLSPDILEIQDHLLSISNEVIIKLSPLIDLKYLISVVKQISRIDIIAVRNDVKEVVISLSNKNSGNIICHCVNLEVNESPFTFQFGEEENAHSEYTEPERFIYLPNNSILKCGIFNLISEKFNLEKLHPNTHIYTSDKMISNFPGRVLEMEVIDSKKIKKKEQFNIISKNYPLKPDEIKKKYGLKDGGEQYLIFTQSKKGKIILKSI, encoded by the coding sequence TTGCATTCTTTATTATTGAAAAAATCTCCATTTCCTGAAGTGACGATGCAGGAAATTGTTCAGCAAATAAAAGGAAAACAAGTGGCATTGAAAAAATTCCCCTTTTTACTGCACAATGAAATTGTTTTTCCACCACAGCTTAATTTAGAGCAAGCATCTTCAGAAAAAACAGCCCTTTATAAATCAGAATCTTTACATGGGAATAAGTTTATTGATCTTACAAGTGGCTTTGGAATAGATGCTTATTACCTATCCCAAAATTTTAAAGATGTTACCTTAATAGAACAGAATACAGAGCTCTTAAAGATTGTTGAACATAATTGGACTGTTTTAGGAAAAAAAGCAAAATTCATCAACACAAATCTGGAAGATTTTTTAAGTGAAAATAAAGATTTTTTTGATGTTATATATTTAGATCCCGCAAGAAGGGATAGCAACAAGAATAAAGTTTTTCTTTTAGAAGACTTGTCTCCCGATATTTTAGAAATTCAGGATCATTTACTATCTATCTCAAATGAAGTTATTATAAAACTATCACCATTAATTGATTTGAAGTATCTGATATCTGTAGTAAAGCAAATTTCAAGAATTGATATTATTGCTGTCAGAAATGATGTAAAGGAGGTTGTTATATCTTTGTCAAATAAAAATTCAGGAAATATTATTTGCCATTGTGTGAACCTGGAGGTTAATGAATCACCTTTTACATTTCAATTTGGTGAAGAAGAAAATGCTCACTCTGAATATACTGAGCCTGAAAGATTTATTTATTTACCCAATAATTCAATATTAAAATGTGGAATCTTTAATTTAATTTCAGAAAAATTTAATTTGGAGAAACTTCATCCCAATACCCATATTTACACTTCCGATAAAATGATCAGTAATTTTCCTGGGAGAGTTTTAGAGATGGAAGTTATTGATAGTAAGAAGATTAAAAAGAAAGAGCAATTTAATATTATTTCTAAGAACTATCCTCTGAAGCCAGATGAAATTAAGAAGAAATATGGTTTAAAGGATGGTGGTGAGCAATATCTTATTTTTACCCAATCCAAAAAAGGAAAAATTATTTTAAAATCAATATAA
- a CDS encoding GxxExxY protein, with product MHHKQLLTYFKLTGFKLGILINFNTDFIAKSIIRKINGTID from the coding sequence GTGCATCACAAACAATTATTAACTTATTTTAAATTAACTGGTTTTAAGTTGGGCATATTAATTAATTTTAATACAGACTTTATTGCTAAAAGTATAATTAGAAAAATAAATGGAACTATTGATTAA
- a CDS encoding DinB family protein produces the protein MNEKLIDLFEYTHHYNREIIKLIKEEISKIDEKTIALINHTLDAQQIWNARILGEQPFGVWQINPLEDLEEINHQNFLKSIQIVQNFNLDNRIGYQNSRGTKFENSVFEMLFHAINHSTYHRGQINSLLKQSGVEPLLTDYIFYKR, from the coding sequence ATGAATGAAAAGTTAATTGATTTATTTGAATATACTCATCATTATAATCGAGAAATTATAAAACTTATTAAAGAAGAAATCTCGAAAATTGATGAAAAAACCATTGCATTGATAAACCATACGCTTGACGCTCAACAAATCTGGAATGCAAGAATATTGGGAGAACAACCGTTTGGGGTTTGGCAGATAAATCCACTTGAAGATCTGGAAGAAATCAACCATCAGAATTTTTTAAAAAGTATTCAGATTGTTCAAAATTTTAATTTAGATAACAGAATAGGTTATCAAAATTCAAGAGGCACCAAATTTGAAAATAGTGTGTTTGAGATGCTTTTTCATGCTATTAATCATTCAACTTATCATAGAGGTCAGATCAACTCTTTATTAAAGCAAAGTGGGGTTGAGCCATTATTAACGGATTATATCTTTTACAAAAGATAA
- a CDS encoding methylmalonyl-CoA mutase family protein: MSNINTFPDWENLVKKQLKTEDIYTILKKENLEGIVVKPFYSAVQKPLVNLPKVEESTHLVSNYHESLEDDVFAFLLDQNVENLEQKTIFVNNKDLAEHISPKDEDQYFSLIDVFDEKEGIINEQLVKELLAKDFRRNICVDISLHQNSGAAIFQQLGIGLAKSKELVEVFGTEILNKLIFRIAVGSNYFFEMAKIRAFKLIFNQLSKEYNLDLIPYIFAETSLRNKAFSDSENNLIRSTLELAAAMIGGADAVYSNDYKIEKSSENSQEISFKQQIVLAYESIINVFEDASNGSYYVEDLTQQIADKSWDLFLEIEDAGGYLELIKQGIVQKKIYDQAIEEQKWVEEGKIKLIGVNLYPKLEVKRSIKELYNEKEIKPVRWAEMFE; the protein is encoded by the coding sequence ATGTCAAATATAAATACATTTCCCGACTGGGAAAATTTAGTAAAAAAGCAACTTAAAACAGAAGATATTTATACCATTCTGAAAAAAGAAAATTTAGAAGGAATTGTTGTAAAGCCTTTTTATAGTGCAGTACAAAAACCTTTAGTAAATCTGCCAAAAGTTGAAGAAAGTACACATTTAGTATCTAATTACCATGAAAGTTTAGAAGATGACGTTTTTGCTTTCCTTTTGGATCAGAATGTAGAAAACCTTGAGCAAAAAACAATTTTTGTTAATAATAAAGACCTTGCCGAACATATCAGTCCAAAAGATGAAGATCAGTATTTCTCATTAATCGATGTGTTCGATGAAAAAGAAGGGATAATTAATGAACAACTTGTCAAAGAATTACTTGCTAAAGACTTTAGAAGGAATATTTGCGTAGATATTTCTCTTCATCAAAATTCAGGAGCTGCGATCTTTCAGCAGTTAGGTATTGGTCTGGCAAAATCTAAAGAACTTGTTGAAGTCTTTGGAACTGAAATTTTAAACAAACTAATTTTCAGGATAGCAGTTGGAAGCAATTACTTCTTTGAAATGGCCAAAATAAGAGCTTTCAAATTGATTTTTAATCAACTTTCAAAAGAATATAATTTAGATCTGATTCCATATATTTTTGCAGAAACTTCTCTGAGAAATAAAGCGTTTTCAGATAGTGAAAATAACCTTATCCGTTCCACATTAGAGCTTGCAGCTGCTATGATAGGTGGGGCTGATGCTGTTTATAGTAACGATTATAAGATTGAAAAAAGCTCTGAAAACTCACAAGAGATCTCTTTCAAGCAGCAGATTGTATTAGCTTATGAAAGTATAATTAATGTATTTGAAGACGCTTCTAATGGTAGTTATTATGTTGAGGATCTAACTCAACAGATTGCAGATAAATCATGGGACTTATTCCTGGAAATAGAAGATGCAGGAGGGTATTTGGAATTAATTAAACAAGGAATTGTACAGAAGAAGATCTATGATCAAGCCATTGAAGAACAAAAATGGGTTGAAGAAGGTAAAATAAAGCTGATCGGAGTGAATCTTTATCCAAAACTAGAAGTTAAAAGGTCAATTAAAGAGCTTTACAACGAGAAAGAAATAAAACCGGTCCGTTGGGCAGAAATGTTTGAGTAA
- a CDS encoding FtsB family cell division protein, with protein MANKLIKDIQPKSEVLKLLQKYIVNRYFITICLFLVWMVFFDKTSFLVINELNGEINKYQEQLQYYKTEYEKNDTFYKKLMNNKSEKEKYARENYFMKKPDEEIFILVVDSTNIPKK; from the coding sequence ATGGCAAATAAATTAATTAAAGACATACAACCAAAATCAGAAGTATTAAAGCTTCTTCAAAAATACATTGTAAACAGGTATTTTATCACTATCTGTTTATTTTTGGTTTGGATGGTTTTTTTTGATAAAACTTCGTTCTTGGTAATTAATGAACTTAATGGTGAGATTAATAAATACCAGGAACAATTACAGTATTATAAAACCGAGTATGAAAAGAACGATACGTTTTATAAAAAACTGATGAACAATAAATCTGAAAAAGAAAAATACGCAAGAGAAAATTATTTTATGAAAAAACCAGATGAAGAGATCTTTATTCTGGTGGTAGACAGTACAAATATTCCTAAAAAATAG
- the udk gene encoding uridine kinase, with the protein MLVIGIAGGTGSGKTTVVDKILQQLDIEGMNILSQDNYYHDNHNLTLTEREALNYDHPKSIDFELMLKHVKALKNNEPIEQPIYSFVTHSRTGDHVTVEPKNVLVVEGILVLTNKELLKEFDLKVFVHADSDERLIRRIRRDTQERGRDLSEVLHRYQTTLKPMHQEFIEPSKNEADLIIPNMKQNSVAIDFLTTVIKNSLRKH; encoded by the coding sequence ATGCTTGTAATAGGAATTGCAGGAGGAACAGGATCCGGCAAAACTACAGTTGTTGATAAAATACTCCAACAGCTTGATATCGAAGGAATGAACATCCTTTCTCAGGATAATTATTATCATGATAACCATAATCTTACACTGACTGAAAGGGAAGCTTTAAATTATGACCACCCGAAGTCAATAGATTTTGAACTGATGTTAAAACATGTAAAAGCTTTAAAAAATAATGAACCTATTGAACAGCCGATTTACAGCTTTGTTACTCATTCCAGAACCGGAGATCATGTTACTGTAGAACCTAAAAATGTTTTGGTTGTGGAGGGAATTTTGGTACTTACTAATAAGGAGTTATTGAAAGAATTTGATTTGAAAGTTTTTGTTCATGCAGATTCAGATGAAAGACTAATTAGGAGGATTAGAAGAGATACTCAGGAAAGAGGAAGAGATTTAAGTGAAGTTTTACATCGCTATCAAACCACTTTGAAACCAATGCATCAGGAATTTATCGAGCCTTCAAAAAATGAAGCCGATCTTATTATCCCTAATATGAAACAAAATTCCGTAGCGATTGATTTTTTAACTACTGTTATAAAAAACTCGTTGAGAAAACACTAA
- a CDS encoding T9SS type A sorting domain-containing protein has translation MRLKINSLLLGCVLASSSLLAQESSFEAPAKKWISENSRNLGIQSSQLTLNFVKKGTSGETLRFQQYVKDVPVFQSEILVHFNKEGKITYTSTENLKKNIEEVNTVPSLKASEALQKAHTVSKTKGKVTFEETKLFVYATKSGETKLVYRVLTNSHDNPGSWETIVDAQNGNIISVEDIALYHHDKNEIKKPRKKSTNKEINTKKAFVPGSGYIFNPDPLSKMQVTYGGQYIDNDDATNASLDAARTLVTIPEVDFAGGVYKLKGSYAEIKELETPATGLFTQATNQFLFNRNEQGFEAVNAYWHIDNSLRYINETLNIVCKPLTNEGILWYDPHGVDGDDNSYYSNGRLVFGEGCVDDAEDADVILHELGHGVHDWLTNGNLSQVQGLSEGCGDYWAQSYSRSLNQWPSSAPQYNWMFSWDGHNECWAGRITNYTALYPGSGAIHIRGQIWASALMRIYDQIGRAKTDRAFLEGISMTGSSTNQQQAAIAVRQAAIDMLGQFGFTCGDIAIMTQEFTAAGYVLPAYSCQLSVDDVSKKEIIAVYPNPVHDVLNISLKITKEEKVEIYNMEGRKVLETTIGNGKNKVDVSNLQTGDYLLNMKGINLSTKFIKK, from the coding sequence ATGAGATTAAAAATTAATTCTTTACTCCTTGGGTGTGTACTGGCATCTTCCAGCCTATTAGCCCAAGAATCTTCTTTTGAAGCACCTGCGAAAAAATGGATTAGTGAAAATTCTAGGAATCTAGGAATTCAAAGTAGTCAACTGACTCTAAACTTTGTGAAAAAAGGAACCTCTGGAGAAACATTGCGCTTTCAACAATATGTGAAAGATGTACCTGTTTTTCAATCTGAGATCCTGGTACACTTCAATAAGGAAGGTAAAATCACTTATACCTCCACTGAAAATTTAAAAAAGAATATTGAAGAAGTAAATACAGTTCCTTCGCTTAAAGCCTCTGAAGCGCTTCAAAAAGCCCATACTGTTTCAAAAACAAAAGGGAAAGTTACTTTTGAAGAAACTAAACTGTTTGTTTATGCCACAAAAAGTGGTGAAACAAAACTTGTCTACAGAGTACTTACAAATTCTCATGATAATCCCGGAAGCTGGGAAACAATAGTAGATGCACAAAATGGTAACATAATCAGTGTAGAGGATATTGCACTTTATCATCATGATAAAAATGAAATCAAAAAGCCCAGAAAAAAAAGCACAAATAAAGAAATAAATACAAAAAAAGCTTTTGTACCCGGCTCGGGTTATATTTTCAATCCTGATCCTCTCTCTAAAATGCAGGTTACTTATGGGGGACAGTATATAGATAATGATGATGCAACTAATGCTAGTTTGGATGCTGCAAGAACTCTGGTTACCATTCCCGAAGTAGATTTTGCTGGGGGAGTGTATAAATTAAAAGGTTCTTATGCAGAAATTAAAGAATTAGAAACACCGGCAACAGGGCTGTTTACTCAAGCAACAAATCAATTCCTGTTTAACAGAAATGAACAGGGTTTTGAGGCGGTAAACGCTTACTGGCATATAGATAATAGCTTAAGATACATTAATGAAACCTTGAATATCGTATGTAAACCATTAACTAACGAAGGGATATTGTGGTATGACCCACACGGAGTGGATGGTGATGATAATTCTTATTACAGTAATGGCAGATTGGTTTTTGGCGAAGGCTGTGTAGATGATGCTGAAGATGCCGATGTTATTTTACATGAGTTAGGTCATGGAGTACATGATTGGTTAACGAATGGAAATTTGTCTCAGGTTCAGGGATTGAGCGAGGGATGTGGAGACTATTGGGCTCAGTCGTATAGCAGAAGCCTTAATCAATGGCCTTCATCTGCTCCACAATATAATTGGATGTTCAGCTGGGATGGACATAATGAATGCTGGGCAGGAAGAATTACAAACTATACAGCTTTATATCCAGGGAGTGGAGCTATTCACATCAGAGGACAAATATGGGCTTCTGCTCTTATGAGGATTTATGATCAAATAGGAAGAGCGAAAACTGACCGGGCATTTTTGGAGGGAATATCTATGACAGGATCGAGCACTAATCAGCAACAGGCAGCAATTGCAGTGAGACAGGCGGCGATTGATATGCTTGGGCAATTTGGATTCACTTGTGGGGATATTGCTATTATGACACAGGAATTTACTGCTGCAGGATATGTTTTACCAGCTTACAGCTGTCAGCTGAGTGTTGATGATGTTTCTAAAAAAGAAATTATTGCTGTTTATCCCAATCCGGTACATGATGTATTGAACATTTCTTTAAAAATAACTAAAGAAGAAAAAGTGGAGATCTACAACATGGAAGGCCGAAAAGTTTTAGAAACCACCATTGGAAACGGTAAAAATAAAGTTGATGTTTCTAATCTTCAAACAGGTGACTACTTATTGAATATGAAAGGCATAAATTTATCTACTAAATTTATCAAAAAATAA
- a CDS encoding ATP-dependent Clp protease adaptor ClpS, translating to MIFYNGIRDYENPKRQYEEEVLVLEETDDVYKLILHNDDIHTFDYVIDSLVEICKHTLEQAEQCTILIHYKGKCTVKTGSMEVLKPMHEKLISRELTSEIV from the coding sequence ATGATTTTTTATAACGGAATAAGGGATTACGAAAATCCAAAACGTCAGTATGAAGAAGAAGTTCTTGTGTTGGAAGAAACGGATGATGTTTACAAATTAATTTTACACAATGATGACATTCATACTTTTGATTATGTAATTGATAGTTTGGTGGAAATCTGCAAACATACCTTAGAGCAAGCTGAACAATGTACCATATTAATACATTATAAAGGTAAATGTACAGTAAAAACAGGCTCAATGGAAGTTTTGAAGCCGATGCACGAAAAATTAATTTCAAGAGAATTAACAAGTGAAATAGTATAA
- a CDS encoding hemolysin family protein: MDSDIVRLLLALFLVLLNGFFVAAEFSIVKVRYSQIQIKAAEGDSMAKQAEHIIKHLDEYLSATQLGITLASLALGWVGESALHHVIENLFISINFELSPASVTSISLIISFVIITIMHIVFGELIPKSIAIRKSEATTMATAVPLRVFYTIFKPFIWLMNSMSNGVLRLMKIHPASEQEIHSTEELQLLVKQSADSGEIEEENYEIIKNAFDFTDHSAKQIMVPRQNITSIDFEEDISDIINKIMDSGYSRIPVYIDSIDNVIGILYTKEIIREFVKRKGELNHDDLKILMRDAFFVVGSKKISDLLKIFQQKKQHLAIVIDEFGGTEGIITLEDILEELVGEIQDEEDDEDKVVDKIGDNIYWVQATQPLEEINEFLPKKLAPSEESEYNTLAGFILHALEDIPVENQEFDLENYHFKILKMNNKSVELVELVYEGPNILNDIADRLGEV; the protein is encoded by the coding sequence ATGGACTCGGACATAGTCAGGCTTTTGTTAGCCTTGTTTCTTGTATTACTTAATGGCTTTTTCGTAGCCGCAGAATTTTCAATTGTTAAAGTTCGTTACTCGCAAATTCAGATAAAAGCTGCAGAAGGTGATTCTATGGCTAAACAGGCAGAGCACATCATAAAACATCTTGATGAATATTTATCTGCAACACAATTAGGAATTACATTGGCTTCACTTGCCCTTGGTTGGGTGGGAGAAAGCGCATTGCATCATGTTATCGAAAATCTTTTTATATCAATTAATTTTGAATTGAGCCCAGCTTCTGTTACTTCAATATCGTTAATAATCAGTTTTGTTATCATTACGATTATGCATATTGTTTTTGGAGAGCTTATTCCAAAGTCAATTGCTATAAGGAAATCAGAGGCTACGACAATGGCAACTGCTGTTCCTTTAAGGGTTTTCTATACCATCTTTAAACCTTTTATTTGGTTAATGAATTCCATGTCTAATGGGGTTTTAAGATTAATGAAAATTCACCCTGCTTCAGAACAGGAGATTCACTCCACTGAAGAGCTTCAGCTTTTGGTAAAACAAAGTGCAGATAGTGGAGAAATTGAAGAGGAGAACTATGAGATCATTAAAAATGCGTTTGATTTTACAGATCATTCTGCGAAACAAATCATGGTTCCGAGGCAAAATATTACATCAATTGATTTTGAAGAAGATATCAGTGATATTATTAACAAAATTATGGATAGTGGTTATTCCAGAATTCCTGTATATATAGACTCTATTGATAATGTAATAGGTATTCTTTATACAAAAGAGATTATCCGGGAATTTGTTAAGAGAAAGGGAGAACTGAATCATGATGATTTAAAAATCTTGATGCGAGATGCATTCTTTGTGGTTGGAAGTAAAAAGATCTCTGATCTACTAAAGATTTTCCAACAGAAAAAGCAACATTTAGCTATTGTGATTGACGAATTTGGTGGTACCGAAGGTATTATCACACTAGAAGATATACTTGAAGAATTAGTGGGTGAGATTCAGGATGAAGAGGATGATGAAGATAAGGTGGTGGATAAAATTGGAGACAATATTTATTGGGTACAGGCTACGCAGCCTTTAGAAGAAATTAATGAATTTTTACCTAAGAAATTAGCGCCTTCAGAAGAAAGTGAATACAATACATTAGCAGGTTTTATCCTTCATGCTTTGGAAGATATTCCAGTTGAAAATCAGGAATTTGACCTTGAGAATTATCATTTTAAGATCTTAAAAATGAATAATAAGAGCGTTGAGCTTGTTGAATTGGTTTATGAAGGACCAAATATTTTAAATGATATCGCAGATAGATTAGGAGAAGTTTAA
- a CDS encoding carboxylesterase/lipase family protein, which produces MNIPTLVSTQYGKVHGAVENGIAVWKGIPYAQAPINQLRFKAPKPPQSWSGIKDTTAFSAIAPQISPEALKEQTSEDCLFLNIWSPAADNSKRPVLFWIHGGAFVTGSGSTPAYNGASFAKTGNVVVVTINYRLGPFGFLYTKDLVDNDLFDSNNGLRDQLAALEWVKENIAAFGGDPENITIFGESAGGASVVNQLGSPLSKGLFHKAIAQSPCSSCIYTDTKTATQWTIRFLKILGLGPSELTKLIHIPVDTLLKASTQLIEEMTELVPGNIVFQPIVGDDMLPLRPEQSVVEGLGSQVPLIVGSNEDEGTMFALLPVPKIMPVNDTLINIYLEQNYPNTASEIKEAYREIPADLRPIKMGGDASIWMPAVTIATAMLDSNPVFMYRFRWASDYLRTSGLCSFHSLEIPFAFGNLQSDDVVETLKGSDEKEIQNLSQTMQQAWLNFAHTGNPNKSEINNWPLYNKKTRASLVFDKEVVVENDIEAEVRKAWENN; this is translated from the coding sequence ATGAATATCCCTACATTAGTTTCTACTCAGTATGGTAAAGTACATGGTGCAGTAGAAAATGGTATTGCTGTATGGAAAGGAATACCTTACGCCCAAGCGCCTATTAATCAATTAAGATTTAAGGCTCCAAAACCACCGCAAAGTTGGAGCGGAATAAAAGATACAACTGCATTTAGTGCAATTGCACCACAAATTAGCCCCGAAGCACTCAAAGAGCAGACCAGTGAAGATTGTCTTTTCCTTAACATTTGGTCGCCTGCCGCTGATAATAGCAAACGGCCCGTACTTTTTTGGATACACGGGGGAGCTTTTGTAACAGGCTCAGGTTCTACACCAGCTTATAATGGCGCTAGTTTTGCGAAAACAGGAAATGTAGTTGTAGTAACCATTAATTATAGATTAGGTCCATTTGGCTTTTTGTACACTAAAGATTTAGTAGATAATGATCTCTTTGACTCTAATAATGGTTTACGGGATCAGTTAGCAGCACTTGAGTGGGTAAAAGAAAATATTGCTGCTTTTGGTGGAGATCCTGAAAATATTACCATTTTTGGCGAATCAGCAGGGGGAGCGAGTGTTGTTAATCAGCTAGGATCACCTTTGTCAAAAGGGTTATTTCATAAGGCCATTGCCCAGAGTCCTTGTTCATCTTGTATTTACACAGATACCAAAACGGCTACCCAATGGACAATCCGTTTTTTAAAAATCTTAGGACTCGGTCCATCAGAGCTTACTAAACTGATTCATATACCAGTTGATACTTTATTAAAAGCATCTACACAACTCATAGAAGAAATGACAGAACTTGTTCCGGGTAATATCGTATTTCAACCCATAGTTGGTGATGATATGCTACCTCTTCGTCCAGAGCAGTCTGTCGTGGAAGGTTTGGGAAGTCAGGTACCTTTAATAGTTGGCTCAAATGAAGATGAAGGGACTATGTTTGCTTTGTTGCCTGTGCCTAAAATTATGCCGGTTAATGATACACTGATAAATATTTATTTGGAGCAAAATTATCCCAATACAGCTTCTGAAATTAAAGAAGCTTATAGAGAAATCCCGGCAGATTTAAGACCCATTAAAATGGGAGGTGATGCAAGCATTTGGATGCCTGCTGTTACTATTGCAACAGCAATGTTGGATAGCAATCCTGTTTTTATGTACCGTTTTAGGTGGGCAAGCGATTATTTAAGAACATCAGGACTTTGTAGTTTTCATTCATTAGAAATTCCGTTTGCATTTGGTAATCTTCAATCAGACGATGTGGTAGAAACGCTGAAAGGTTCGGATGAAAAGGAAATACAAAATCTTTCGCAGACAATGCAACAAGCTTGGCTCAACTTTGCTCACACGGGCAATCCAAACAAAAGTGAGATAAATAATTGGCCTCTTTATAACAAGAAAACACGGGCATCTTTAGTTTTTGACAAAGAAGTTGTAGTAGAAAATGATATAGAAGCTGAAGTACGTAAGGCTTGGGAAAATAATTAG